The following are from one region of the Biomphalaria glabrata chromosome 12, xgBioGlab47.1, whole genome shotgun sequence genome:
- the LOC106071020 gene encoding uncharacterized protein LOC106071020 isoform X2, translated as MFVPSLLIELLIVTCILQFTSGRMCTRLVKRQHVQTELVMTQCTQSYKARCGWFSSLMCTYYELVECPVEHNRTIAEYIVVEECCPGFVLDPINNVTCIRENNDQQEEVTTIQSEIERNVSVGGLHYDLEDNTIFGLSHGAYAGIVCTLLFFMCVIILTAWHIFKRKRNARLKDFKMEMCVTEKMMPPKTSKL; from the exons aTGTTTGTGCCATCATTACTTATAGAGTTGCTGATTGTAACATGTATACTTCAGTTTACAAG TGGCAGAATGTGTACAAGACTTGTTAAAAGACAGCATGTCCAAACAGAGCTGGTTATGACTCAGTGTACACAGTCCTATAAAGCCAGATGTGGATGGTTTTCAAGTCTAATGTGTACATACTATGA ATTGGTTGAATGTCCAGTTGAACATAATCGGACAATCGCAGAGTATATTGTTGTTGAAGAATGTTGTCCGGGCTTTGTCTTGGACCCCATTAACAATGTGACCTGTATTCGAGAAAACA ACGACCAACAAGAGGAGGTAACTACAATTCAatcagaaatagaaagaaatgtaTCTG TTGGTGGGCTGCATTATGATCTAGAAGATAATACTATCTTTGGATTGTCTCATGGGGCCTATGCTGGGATTGTGTGTACACTTTTGTTCTTCATGTGTGTCATCATTCTGACAGCCTGGCACATCTTTAAAAG GAAGCGTAATGCAAGATTAAAGGACTTCAAAATGGAGATGTGTGTGACAGAGAAAATGATGCCCCCCAAAACATCAAAACTTTAA
- the LOC106071020 gene encoding uncharacterized protein LOC106071020 isoform X3 codes for MFVPSLLIELLIVTCILQFTSGRMCTRLVKRQHVQTELVMTQCTQSYKARCGWFSSLMCTYYELVECPVEHNRTIAEYIVVEECCPGFVLDPINNVTCIRENIGGLHYDLEDNTIFGLSHGAYAGIVCTLLFFMCVIILTAWHIFKRKRNARLKDFKMEMCVTEKMMPPKTSKL; via the exons aTGTTTGTGCCATCATTACTTATAGAGTTGCTGATTGTAACATGTATACTTCAGTTTACAAG TGGCAGAATGTGTACAAGACTTGTTAAAAGACAGCATGTCCAAACAGAGCTGGTTATGACTCAGTGTACACAGTCCTATAAAGCCAGATGTGGATGGTTTTCAAGTCTAATGTGTACATACTATGA ATTGGTTGAATGTCCAGTTGAACATAATCGGACAATCGCAGAGTATATTGTTGTTGAAGAATGTTGTCCGGGCTTTGTCTTGGACCCCATTAACAATGTGACCTGTATTCGAGAAAACA TTGGTGGGCTGCATTATGATCTAGAAGATAATACTATCTTTGGATTGTCTCATGGGGCCTATGCTGGGATTGTGTGTACACTTTTGTTCTTCATGTGTGTCATCATTCTGACAGCCTGGCACATCTTTAAAAG GAAGCGTAATGCAAGATTAAAGGACTTCAAAATGGAGATGTGTGTGACAGAGAAAATGATGCCCCCCAAAACATCAAAACTTTAA
- the LOC106071020 gene encoding uncharacterized protein LOC106071020 isoform X1 — MFVPSLLIELLIVTCILQFTSGRMCTRLVKRQHVQTELVMTQCTQSYKARCGWFSSLMCTYYELVECPVEHNRTIAEYIVVEECCPGFVLDPINNVTCIRENNDQQEEVTTIQSEIERNVSEVTTDCSSLETKISDSDNSKSVGGLHYDLEDNTIFGLSHGAYAGIVCTLLFFMCVIILTAWHIFKRKRNARLKDFKMEMCVTEKMMPPKTSKL, encoded by the exons aTGTTTGTGCCATCATTACTTATAGAGTTGCTGATTGTAACATGTATACTTCAGTTTACAAG TGGCAGAATGTGTACAAGACTTGTTAAAAGACAGCATGTCCAAACAGAGCTGGTTATGACTCAGTGTACACAGTCCTATAAAGCCAGATGTGGATGGTTTTCAAGTCTAATGTGTACATACTATGA ATTGGTTGAATGTCCAGTTGAACATAATCGGACAATCGCAGAGTATATTGTTGTTGAAGAATGTTGTCCGGGCTTTGTCTTGGACCCCATTAACAATGTGACCTGTATTCGAGAAAACA ACGACCAACAAGAGGAGGTAACTACAATTCAatcagaaatagaaagaaatgtaTCTG AGGTGACAACAGATTGCTCTAGTTTGGAAACTAAAATATCTGACAGTGATAACTCTAAAAGTG TTGGTGGGCTGCATTATGATCTAGAAGATAATACTATCTTTGGATTGTCTCATGGGGCCTATGCTGGGATTGTGTGTACACTTTTGTTCTTCATGTGTGTCATCATTCTGACAGCCTGGCACATCTTTAAAAG GAAGCGTAATGCAAGATTAAAGGACTTCAAAATGGAGATGTGTGTGACAGAGAAAATGATGCCCCCCAAAACATCAAAACTTTAA
- the LOC106073368 gene encoding checkpoint protein HUS1-like isoform X1, producing the protein MKFRGKIVDIVCIQQFTNIVGTISKLVKTCIMRITEDKVFFILSERIGDGGAQMWCELDQSHFFDEYAMDGVSAEANEIYLEVMPDLMLKALKTAHSAKWIKLKLTKKNTPCLTMEIDLPTGGPHQRQVVHDIPVNVVPRKHWPDYTEPEMPKFDVSITMPQLKLMKNVIDKMKNLSNYLSLSANRSGEMKLSVETDMVAVSTHFQNLLNPTWGNQDGCQILQSSQGQEEFATARIDIRKFAQFLNGQQVNPKRVICNIVHHRMVHFFLMHEDLSLQYFLPVISR; encoded by the exons ATATAGTTGGCACTATATCTAAACTTGTGAAAACATGCATCATGCGGATAACAGAGGACAAAGTGTTTTTCATTTTGTCTGAAAGAATCGGTGATGGCGGTGCACAGATGTGGTGTGAGTTGGATCAG AGTCATTTTTTTGATGAGTATGCCATGGATGGAGTGTCAGCAGAAGCCAATGAAATTTACTTGGAGGTGATGCCAGATCTGATGCTTAAAGCTTTGAAAACTGCTCACTCGGCCAAATGGATTAAATTAAAACTCACGAAAAAGAACACACCATGTCTTACGATGGAAATTGATTTG CCAACAGGTGGGCCCCACCAGAGGCAAGTGGTCCATGATATTCCTGTCAATGTGGTCCCAAGAAAACACTGGCCAGATTacacagaaccagagatgccaaAATTTgat GTCAGCATTACTATGCCGCAACTCAAACTGATGAAAAATGTCATCGACAAGATGAAAAATCTAAGCAACTATCTT TCTCTGTCTGCTAACAGAAGTGGAGAGATGAAACTGTCAGTTGAAACAGACATGGTGGCAGTTAGCACACACTTTCAGAACCTCTTGAACCCAACATGGG GGAATCAGGATGGCTGTCAAATATTGCAGTCCTCACAAGGTCAAGAAGAATTTGCTACAGCCAGAATTGACATCAGAAAATTTGCCCAGTTTCTTAATGGGCAACAGGTCAATCCAAAGAGAGTCATATGCA ATATTGTTCATCATAGGATGGTCCACTTCTTTCTGATGCATGAAGATTTATCACTGCAATATTTCCTGCCAGTGATCTCAAGGTGA
- the LOC106073368 gene encoding checkpoint protein HUS1-like isoform X2, giving the protein MRITEDKVFFILSERIGDGGAQMWCELDQSHFFDEYAMDGVSAEANEIYLEVMPDLMLKALKTAHSAKWIKLKLTKKNTPCLTMEIDLPTGGPHQRQVVHDIPVNVVPRKHWPDYTEPEMPKFDVSITMPQLKLMKNVIDKMKNLSNYLSLSANRSGEMKLSVETDMVAVSTHFQNLLNPTWGNQDGCQILQSSQGQEEFATARIDIRKFAQFLNGQQVNPKRVICNIVHHRMVHFFLMHEDLSLQYFLPVISR; this is encoded by the exons ATGCGGATAACAGAGGACAAAGTGTTTTTCATTTTGTCTGAAAGAATCGGTGATGGCGGTGCACAGATGTGGTGTGAGTTGGATCAG AGTCATTTTTTTGATGAGTATGCCATGGATGGAGTGTCAGCAGAAGCCAATGAAATTTACTTGGAGGTGATGCCAGATCTGATGCTTAAAGCTTTGAAAACTGCTCACTCGGCCAAATGGATTAAATTAAAACTCACGAAAAAGAACACACCATGTCTTACGATGGAAATTGATTTG CCAACAGGTGGGCCCCACCAGAGGCAAGTGGTCCATGATATTCCTGTCAATGTGGTCCCAAGAAAACACTGGCCAGATTacacagaaccagagatgccaaAATTTgat GTCAGCATTACTATGCCGCAACTCAAACTGATGAAAAATGTCATCGACAAGATGAAAAATCTAAGCAACTATCTT TCTCTGTCTGCTAACAGAAGTGGAGAGATGAAACTGTCAGTTGAAACAGACATGGTGGCAGTTAGCACACACTTTCAGAACCTCTTGAACCCAACATGGG GGAATCAGGATGGCTGTCAAATATTGCAGTCCTCACAAGGTCAAGAAGAATTTGCTACAGCCAGAATTGACATCAGAAAATTTGCCCAGTTTCTTAATGGGCAACAGGTCAATCCAAAGAGAGTCATATGCA ATATTGTTCATCATAGGATGGTCCACTTCTTTCTGATGCATGAAGATTTATCACTGCAATATTTCCTGCCAGTGATCTCAAGGTGA